Proteins from a single region of Haloarcula laminariae:
- the artA gene encoding archaeosortase A, producing MMLPVLQSTITAGGVTFDPLVWSEPLMWVVLAAFLGSAVVGRSDREWARRVAVAGWVAFGAFWLVLIPHFILTQKSLIEGVGSLAAVPLSVWAGYQLWQGRDSLFALTRAVGMMGLVYVPFLTIAPLRGALVESVADQTAFLLSLLGVDPLLVDGLSYNGVPIADKPYPYESTFWFEGTTQPITYTIILACTGIGSIAIFAGGILAVSAPWRRKLRALAMTVSVIYVLNLVRNVFIAVSFGEQRMQILPGLVMTVFGLDDPQMVSYYVADRILAQTGSVLALVAITYFLVRELPEITVLVDDFLFLVTGNEYDLAAAFDTGADTVDDAAPTDD from the coding sequence ATGATGCTCCCGGTACTCCAGTCGACCATCACCGCTGGCGGGGTTACCTTCGACCCGCTCGTCTGGTCGGAGCCTCTGATGTGGGTGGTGCTCGCGGCCTTCCTCGGCAGTGCCGTCGTGGGCCGGTCCGACAGGGAGTGGGCACGCCGGGTCGCCGTGGCCGGCTGGGTCGCCTTCGGGGCGTTCTGGCTGGTCCTCATCCCCCATTTCATACTAACGCAGAAGAGCCTCATCGAAGGAGTTGGCAGCCTCGCGGCGGTCCCGCTGTCGGTGTGGGCGGGCTACCAGCTGTGGCAGGGCCGGGACTCGCTGTTCGCCCTCACGCGGGCGGTGGGGATGATGGGACTGGTGTACGTGCCCTTCCTCACTATTGCTCCCTTGCGCGGGGCTCTCGTCGAATCCGTCGCCGACCAGACGGCGTTTCTGCTGTCGCTGCTGGGGGTCGACCCGCTCCTCGTCGACGGGCTCTCGTACAACGGCGTTCCGATAGCCGACAAGCCCTACCCCTACGAGAGTACGTTCTGGTTCGAGGGGACGACACAGCCGATAACGTACACTATCATACTGGCCTGTACGGGCATCGGTAGCATCGCTATCTTCGCCGGCGGTATCCTGGCCGTGTCGGCGCCCTGGCGGCGCAAACTCCGGGCGCTGGCGATGACGGTGTCGGTCATCTACGTGCTGAACTTAGTGCGGAACGTGTTCATCGCGGTCTCGTTCGGCGAACAGCGGATGCAGATTCTCCCCGGCTTGGTGATGACGGTGTTCGGACTGGACGACCCACAGATGGTGTCGTACTACGTGGCGGACAGAATCCTCGCACAGACGGGCTCGGTCCTCGCTCTGGTGGCGATCACCTACTTCCTCGTGCGGGAGCTCCCGGAGATAACCGTGCTGGTCGATGACTTCCTCTTCCTGGTGACCGGAAACGAGTACGACCTAGCGGCAGCGTTCGATACGGGCGCTGACACAGTGGACGACGCGGCCCCGACCGACGACTAG
- a CDS encoding NAD(P)-dependent alcohol dehydrogenase yields the protein MRAARLHEYTDEMEDGLSIDEVDEPQVTNSDDVIVEVEGAGWCQTDNHIIEGMWEQYVPQPLPMTLGHENAGTVVAVGEEVQLVEPGDQVICHPVQTCGTCRPCRQGETMYCENDAFNGLTTDGGFADKLHTSERSVIPLPDGVDPADIAPHADAGITAYHAAKKAVRELNPGDAAVVIGVGGLGHIGLQCLDAMSAADIVGVDIKQSARDLASDLGAHYTIDPTSEDVASEIEGITDGVGAAQVLDFVGADETTQLAPDITAAGGDHHIIGYGGHIHEPAQALVNGEFAFQGNIVGRYAELQELVALVERGAVDLHTTRYDLEDVNDVAVKLEEREIDGRAVIIP from the coding sequence ATGCGCGCCGCCAGATTACACGAGTACACGGACGAGATGGAAGACGGGCTCTCTATCGACGAGGTAGACGAACCCCAGGTGACAAACAGCGACGACGTAATCGTCGAGGTCGAGGGCGCGGGCTGGTGCCAGACGGACAACCACATCATCGAGGGGATGTGGGAACAGTACGTCCCACAGCCGCTGCCGATGACGCTGGGCCACGAGAACGCCGGCACCGTCGTCGCCGTCGGGGAGGAGGTCCAGCTGGTCGAACCAGGCGACCAGGTCATCTGCCATCCCGTCCAGACCTGCGGTACGTGCCGTCCCTGCCGGCAGGGCGAGACGATGTACTGCGAGAACGACGCGTTCAACGGGCTGACGACGGACGGCGGCTTCGCCGACAAGCTCCACACGAGCGAGCGGTCGGTCATCCCGCTGCCCGACGGCGTCGACCCGGCCGACATCGCGCCCCACGCCGACGCGGGCATCACCGCCTACCACGCCGCGAAGAAGGCCGTCCGGGAGCTCAACCCCGGCGACGCGGCGGTCGTCATCGGCGTCGGCGGCCTGGGCCACATCGGGCTGCAGTGTCTCGACGCGATGAGCGCCGCCGACATCGTCGGCGTCGACATCAAACAGTCCGCCCGCGACCTCGCCAGCGACCTGGGAGCTCACTACACTATCGACCCGACGAGCGAGGACGTGGCCAGTGAAATCGAAGGCATAACCGACGGGGTCGGCGCCGCGCAGGTGCTCGACTTCGTCGGCGCCGACGAAACCACCCAGCTCGCGCCCGACATCACCGCGGCCGGCGGGGACCACCACATCATCGGCTACGGCGGACACATCCACGAGCCCGCACAGGCGCTGGTCAACGGCGAGTTCGCCTTCCAGGGCAACATCGTCGGCCGCTACGCCGAGCTCCAGGAGCTCGTCGCGCTGGTCGAACGCGGCGCCGTCGACCTCCACACCACCCGCTACGACCTCGAGGACGTCAACGACGTAGCGGTGAAGCTCGAAGAACGCGAGATAGACGGCCGCGCGGTCATCATCCCCTGA
- a CDS encoding DUF6517 family protein: protein MRRVILTAVVAVLVVSSGCVGLITGETVEFEASEGTVSDSALDSTGYEMNNSSERTITRDVSFFGQERTIRIVNQVNRYTSSGSLADASGNETLANNETLANNETVQDALAEESGGDTEVADMKRFVVVSSPGASVAGRTLNPAASWSNERILEQVAEQTGTLDDLEQQDTRTVESLGEERNVTQFTATTQIEGREVEVQAHVVSFEHDGDVIIAVAVHPEQFDESDNVDELIGGLEHSGN from the coding sequence ATGAGACGTGTTATTCTGACAGCCGTCGTGGCCGTACTGGTCGTCTCCTCCGGCTGTGTCGGCCTGATTACGGGCGAGACAGTGGAGTTCGAGGCCAGCGAAGGGACGGTCAGCGACAGCGCGCTGGATTCGACCGGGTACGAGATGAACAACTCCAGCGAGCGGACGATAACCCGGGACGTGAGCTTCTTCGGGCAGGAGCGGACCATCCGCATCGTGAACCAGGTCAACAGGTACACCAGCAGCGGCTCGCTGGCGGATGCCTCGGGTAACGAGACCCTGGCCAACAACGAGACCTTGGCGAACAACGAGACGGTTCAGGACGCCTTGGCGGAGGAGTCGGGCGGCGATACCGAAGTCGCGGACATGAAGCGGTTCGTCGTGGTCTCCTCGCCGGGGGCGTCGGTGGCCGGGCGGACGCTCAACCCCGCCGCGAGTTGGTCCAACGAACGCATCCTCGAACAGGTGGCCGAGCAGACCGGAACGCTGGACGACCTCGAACAGCAGGACACGCGGACGGTCGAGTCACTCGGCGAGGAGCGCAACGTCACCCAGTTCACCGCGACGACCCAGATAGAGGGCCGCGAGGTGGAGGTCCAGGCCCACGTCGTCAGCTTCGAACACGACGGTGACGTAATCATCGCTGTCGCCGTCCACCCCGAGCAGTTCGACGAGTCCGACAACGTCGACGAGCTCATCGGCGGCCTCGAACACAGCGGCAACTAG
- a CDS encoding DUF7562 family protein: MGFRNAWHRDDATVTCIACGESVDRSAAREYDKHGDRWEREGKSFEHLCKPCDRARCHRPRDGLEARLVEAAEGTDCPEAFVARYLALAREDCSPVQEE, encoded by the coding sequence ATGGGGTTTCGGAACGCCTGGCACCGCGACGACGCAACTGTCACGTGTATCGCCTGCGGGGAGTCGGTCGACCGGTCGGCGGCCCGCGAGTACGACAAACACGGCGACCGCTGGGAGCGCGAGGGGAAGTCCTTCGAGCACCTCTGCAAGCCCTGTGACCGGGCGCGCTGTCACCGCCCGCGCGACGGGCTGGAGGCCCGTCTCGTCGAGGCGGCGGAGGGGACGGACTGTCCCGAGGCGTTCGTCGCTCGGTATCTCGCGCTGGCTCGTGAGGACTGCTCGCCGGTTCAGGAGGAGTGA
- a CDS encoding C2H2-type zinc finger protein, whose translation MTDDYHVPDGAEVYECRYCGHPYAREELLALHRGLDHPAELGDEEIEAFRAAHDAEKSELGAFRLRALGALVVIYFFLLMIYALV comes from the coding sequence ATGACCGACGACTACCACGTCCCCGACGGCGCAGAGGTCTACGAGTGTCGCTACTGCGGGCACCCGTACGCTCGCGAGGAGTTGCTCGCCCTGCACCGCGGGCTGGACCACCCCGCGGAGCTGGGCGACGAGGAAATCGAAGCGTTCCGGGCGGCCCACGACGCAGAGAAATCGGAGCTGGGGGCCTTCCGACTGCGGGCGCTCGGCGCGCTCGTCGTCATCTACTTCTTCCTGCTGATGATTTACGCGCTCGTCTGA
- a CDS encoding BGTF surface domain-containing protein yields MTSNSDKLRSLILAALMVFSVFAGTVALTGSAAAEVSGNASASTFYGGQEIKLNSSTAGVEDNKEYQIRAVDTSGDNDKVGSLRRTITTNGSSYASFELDGRLSEGDFTIVPADAQTNPIDLDGDGNRSEVADDQFEVVTQDLSAQFDDESVGNDGDQAEVDFEIESNVRTSYAVNVSAQDDLDVGELKDIFVNNGPYDLAPNDIAPNGENEFPDADSETITIVRDATATNPTADGEETVNFQDIDAGSYTFVTNVTDTSASDTDTIEVTDTGDETTGFGDNVYSDQVGDVVNMTIELENTDTATVQVGDQSEDGYAVAAEIEDENEDGVAYVEFNSFEAGSGSGALSAGDDDTDVSQVGKTGFSGTPGVDALESGDYSLFVTADTPKDTYESSDADARGTLSLSEGTVDNLQMWTVPEDALSDLQSADAEDVSGYAQAGNLTQTSTIAQGDGVVVQVEASGLEGAFTGTDSASDYESIVGNNSVATNESAELPATLVFETQTGKNSQGNNDVTFGELNNVSNIEVLYDDDNDAHYVTFSSDDFIDAVNAENNDSSTDLHSDGDDYIANFTVYDENTELYEDTTTVDQEYTVEDPEIELDTNADDEIVLQAGPGQEVTGDTNLAPGTTIEATLDSDASGDPFVKRPEATVESDGTFTAVADFSDNSAGSEFTAEATASDFSGNLDSTSDEYDGRLTEFTGEPVTDTPDDGTDSPDTDTPDTDTPDTDTPDMDTDTATEETTDDGGETTETATGGSGPGFTAAFALIALVAAALLAVRRNN; encoded by the coding sequence ATGACAAGCAATTCAGACAAACTCCGCAGCCTGATTCTGGCTGCGCTGATGGTCTTCTCGGTATTCGCCGGGACCGTCGCGCTGACCGGGAGTGCCGCTGCTGAGGTTTCAGGTAACGCTAGTGCCTCCACCTTCTATGGTGGTCAGGAAATAAAACTCAACAGTAGTACCGCTGGGGTTGAAGACAACAAAGAGTATCAGATTCGAGCAGTCGACACCAGTGGCGATAACGACAAAGTCGGCAGCCTCCGACGGACGATTACGACCAATGGTTCGAGCTACGCCTCGTTCGAACTCGACGGTCGACTGAGTGAAGGTGACTTCACCATCGTTCCGGCCGACGCTCAGACCAACCCGATTGACCTCGACGGTGACGGCAACCGGTCCGAGGTTGCTGACGACCAGTTCGAGGTCGTGACTCAGGACCTCTCTGCCCAGTTTGACGACGAATCCGTCGGTAACGACGGCGACCAGGCTGAGGTCGACTTCGAAATCGAATCTAACGTCCGAACCTCCTACGCGGTCAACGTCTCCGCACAGGATGACCTAGACGTTGGCGAACTCAAAGATATCTTCGTCAACAACGGGCCTTACGACCTCGCCCCTAACGACATCGCCCCTAACGGGGAGAACGAGTTCCCGGACGCTGACTCCGAGACGATTACCATCGTCCGTGACGCCACTGCCACCAACCCGACCGCAGACGGTGAGGAGACCGTTAACTTCCAGGACATCGACGCAGGGTCCTACACGTTCGTCACGAACGTGACGGATACCAGTGCGTCCGACACTGACACTATCGAAGTCACCGACACTGGTGACGAGACGACCGGCTTCGGTGACAACGTCTACTCCGACCAGGTCGGTGACGTCGTCAACATGACCATCGAACTGGAGAACACCGACACCGCAACGGTGCAGGTCGGCGACCAGAGTGAGGACGGCTACGCGGTCGCTGCGGAGATTGAGGACGAGAACGAAGACGGCGTCGCCTACGTTGAGTTCAACAGCTTCGAGGCTGGCTCCGGTAGCGGTGCCCTGAGCGCCGGTGACGACGACACTGACGTCAGTCAGGTCGGCAAGACCGGCTTCTCCGGGACTCCCGGCGTTGACGCTCTCGAGTCCGGTGACTACAGCCTGTTCGTCACCGCAGACACCCCGAAAGATACCTACGAGTCCTCTGACGCGGACGCTCGTGGGACGCTCTCGCTGAGCGAAGGGACTGTCGACAACCTTCAGATGTGGACCGTCCCCGAAGACGCGCTGAGCGACCTGCAGAGCGCGGACGCGGAAGATGTCTCCGGCTACGCACAGGCAGGGAACCTCACCCAGACCAGCACCATCGCACAGGGCGACGGTGTCGTGGTTCAGGTTGAGGCCTCCGGGCTCGAAGGTGCCTTCACCGGCACTGACAGTGCGTCGGATTACGAATCCATAGTCGGTAACAACTCAGTCGCCACCAACGAAAGCGCTGAACTACCCGCTACGCTCGTCTTCGAGACCCAAACGGGTAAGAACAGCCAGGGTAACAACGATGTCACCTTCGGAGAGCTCAACAATGTGTCGAACATTGAGGTTCTCTACGACGATGACAACGACGCACACTACGTCACCTTCAGCAGCGACGACTTCATTGATGCAGTCAACGCTGAAAACAACGACTCGAGCACTGACCTGCACTCGGACGGTGACGACTACATCGCTAACTTCACGGTCTACGACGAAAACACCGAACTCTACGAGGACACTACCACTGTCGATCAGGAGTACACCGTAGAGGACCCGGAGATCGAACTCGACACCAACGCTGACGACGAGATCGTTCTCCAGGCCGGCCCCGGTCAGGAAGTCACCGGTGACACGAACCTCGCACCTGGCACCACTATCGAGGCCACTCTCGACAGTGACGCCAGCGGCGACCCGTTCGTCAAGCGGCCCGAAGCGACCGTCGAGTCTGACGGTACCTTCACCGCTGTCGCTGACTTCAGCGACAACAGCGCCGGCTCCGAGTTCACCGCTGAGGCAACTGCCTCTGACTTCAGTGGCAACCTCGATTCGACCAGCGACGAGTACGACGGTCGCCTCACCGAGTTCACCGGTGAGCCGGTGACGGACACGCCGGACGACGGCACCGACTCGCCGGACACGGACACGCCGGACACGGACACGCCGGACACGGACACGCCGGACATGGACACGGACACGGCAACCGAGGAGACGACTGACGATGGCGGCGAAACGACCGAAACCGCAACCGGCGGTAGCGGTCCCGGCTTCACGGCCGCGTTCGCTCTCATCGCTCTCGTCGCCGCGGCGCTGCTCGCAGTCCGACGCAACAACTAA
- a CDS encoding cytochrome c oxidase subunit 3: MSTTDEHEGGHEHHLPATEDWPHGFGEASWWPFITAIGGSGIYVGAALFVLSMGESALVSATTGAGVTVASIGLFLAGIYGWLYHAFVVDFWERGTDHHSGRALKFAMLLFLGTEVATFGAGFVYYFFIRGSDVWLAADIPSVWGSLVVVNTLILVASSVTLHYSHVALRNGNRSRFTKLLGVTLLLGIVFIGGQVYEYYEFIVHEGFTLSEGIYGSAFYGLTGLHGLHVTMGAVLLGIVFVRGWYGQYSAERHTSVSTASMYWHFVDVVWVFLVVVLYVGANLV, translated from the coding sequence ATGAGCACGACCGACGAACACGAGGGAGGCCACGAACACCACCTCCCCGCGACGGAGGACTGGCCACACGGCTTCGGCGAGGCGAGCTGGTGGCCCTTCATCACGGCTATCGGCGGGTCGGGGATATACGTTGGAGCGGCGCTGTTCGTCCTCTCGATGGGCGAGAGCGCGCTCGTGAGCGCGACCACCGGCGCCGGCGTCACTGTCGCCAGTATCGGCCTGTTCCTGGCCGGTATCTACGGCTGGCTCTACCACGCTTTCGTCGTCGACTTCTGGGAGCGGGGTACCGACCACCACTCCGGACGGGCGCTGAAGTTCGCGATGCTGTTGTTCCTGGGGACGGAGGTGGCCACCTTCGGGGCCGGCTTCGTCTACTACTTCTTCATCCGCGGGTCCGACGTTTGGCTCGCGGCCGACATCCCGAGCGTGTGGGGCTCGCTGGTCGTCGTCAACACCCTGATTCTCGTCGCGAGTTCCGTCACGCTGCACTACAGTCACGTCGCGTTGCGGAACGGCAACCGCTCCCGTTTCACCAAGCTGCTCGGCGTGACCCTCCTGCTGGGCATCGTCTTCATCGGCGGGCAGGTGTACGAGTACTACGAGTTCATCGTCCACGAGGGCTTTACCCTCTCTGAGGGCATCTACGGCTCGGCCTTCTACGGCCTGACCGGGCTCCACGGACTCCACGTCACGATGGGCGCGGTCCTGCTGGGCATCGTCTTCGTCCGTGGCTGGTACGGCCAGTACTCCGCCGAGCGCCACACCTCGGTCTCGACGGCCTCGATGTACTGGCACTTCGTCGACGTCGTCTGGGTCTTCCTCGTCGTCGTCCTCTACGTCGGCGCGAACCTGGTCTGA
- a CDS encoding universal stress protein — protein sequence MYRILLPVDTDPDRARGQAAFVEDMPTDAANIEVVVTHALPPDDVEDPEDLDNLTDIETVTLARDYLEERGYDVTLAAGRLPPADGILDMAEDHDVDQIVMGSRKRSPTGKVIFGSVSQQVLLESPVPVTIVGTQLA from the coding sequence ATGTACCGAATACTCCTCCCCGTTGATACGGACCCGGATCGTGCCCGCGGACAGGCCGCCTTCGTCGAAGATATGCCGACCGACGCGGCGAACATCGAGGTCGTCGTCACCCACGCGCTCCCCCCGGACGATGTCGAGGACCCCGAGGACTTGGATAACCTGACCGACATCGAGACCGTCACGCTCGCGCGGGACTACCTCGAAGAACGCGGCTACGACGTGACACTCGCCGCGGGGCGACTCCCGCCGGCCGACGGCATCCTCGATATGGCCGAGGACCACGATGTCGACCAGATCGTCATGGGGTCGCGAAAGCGCTCCCCGACCGGCAAGGTCATCTTCGGTAGCGTCTCCCAGCAGGTGTTGCTGGAATCGCCCGTCCCCGTCACTATCGTCGGGACGCAACTGGCCTGA
- a CDS encoding class I SAM-dependent methyltransferase — MAVPCVRVAVTEGEATRQRLADADLIDDGYDITVEADTLYIPVTEAAAVPETFEVVAFDAPVREGQTMPADELGFDPSYERLGDLVIIDEDDPDRARRIADAIVASDLPVEGVLNRASKIKGTERVRDWEVLAGDTTEVLHREYGCAFELDLAEVYFSPRLATERHRVVEQVEEGEQAFDMFAGVGPFVIPFAKRGATCVGTDINERAIEYLRRNAERNGVADRVRAISGDVRQVSTDYEGWADRVVMNLPHSADDFLETAVGLAGDDCKIHYYDIQPDTDPFGPGERAIRAAAEPAYEVSIETRRTVRSYAPGEHNVVIDARIRR; from the coding sequence ATGGCCGTTCCCTGCGTTCGTGTGGCCGTCACCGAGGGCGAGGCGACCCGACAGCGCCTCGCCGATGCGGACCTCATAGACGACGGCTACGACATCACCGTCGAAGCGGACACGCTGTACATCCCAGTGACGGAAGCCGCCGCGGTGCCGGAGACATTCGAGGTCGTGGCCTTCGACGCGCCGGTCCGGGAGGGACAGACGATGCCCGCCGACGAGCTGGGGTTCGACCCGAGCTACGAGCGGCTGGGCGACCTGGTCATCATCGACGAGGACGACCCGGACAGGGCCCGGCGGATAGCCGACGCCATCGTCGCCTCGGACCTGCCCGTCGAGGGGGTACTGAACCGCGCCTCGAAGATAAAGGGCACCGAACGCGTCCGCGACTGGGAGGTCCTGGCCGGCGACACCACCGAGGTGCTCCACCGGGAGTACGGCTGTGCGTTCGAGCTCGACCTGGCCGAGGTGTACTTCTCCCCGCGGCTGGCCACCGAGCGCCACCGGGTGGTCGAACAGGTCGAGGAGGGCGAGCAGGCCTTCGACATGTTCGCCGGCGTCGGCCCCTTCGTCATCCCGTTCGCGAAGCGGGGCGCGACCTGTGTCGGGACGGACATCAACGAGCGAGCTATCGAGTACCTCCGCCGGAACGCGGAGCGAAACGGCGTCGCCGACCGGGTCAGGGCCATCTCCGGCGACGTCCGGCAGGTCTCGACCGACTACGAGGGGTGGGCCGACCGCGTCGTGATGAACCTCCCACACAGCGCCGACGACTTTCTGGAGACCGCAGTCGGGCTTGCCGGGGACGACTGCAAGATACACTACTACGACATCCAGCCCGACACGGACCCGTTCGGACCGGGCGAGCGGGCGATACGCGCGGCGGCCGAACCGGCCTACGAGGTGTCTATCGAGACCCGCCGGACCGTGCGGTCGTACGCGCCGGGCGAACACAACGTCGTCATCGACGCTCGGATACGGCGGTGA
- a CDS encoding DUF7385 family protein → MEQLDVSGGFDVHDYRHGLKLLKQDRGTMTLANREGFACPSCGDPFERLFITEQRTASFGDPGTSFCLARTDDGLLVLTH, encoded by the coding sequence ATGGAACAGCTAGACGTCAGCGGTGGCTTCGACGTCCACGACTACCGCCACGGGCTGAAACTACTGAAACAGGACCGCGGGACGATGACGCTGGCGAACCGCGAGGGATTTGCCTGTCCGTCCTGTGGCGACCCCTTCGAGCGGCTGTTTATCACCGAACAGCGGACGGCGAGCTTCGGCGACCCGGGCACGTCGTTCTGTCTCGCCCGGACCGACGACGGGCTCCTCGTGCTCACGCACTGA
- the dph5 gene encoding diphthine synthase: protein MLTFVGLGLYDERSVTIDGRDAIREADRVFAEFYTSRLVGTDLDSLERFHDTTIEVRDRAGVERDPEPVLDAAESADVVFLTAGDTMVSTTHTDLRIRAEERGIETRIVHGTTAQTAAGSLTGLQNYRFGKATTLPFEKAHGGDGVPDSVVATIEDNRERDLHTLVYLDIKVDDPHWAESDDTYMTADRAAELLSAEFPEQLAVVVARAGSPDPLVVADTLANLATRDFGDPLHLLVIPGDLHPIEDEALSAIADA from the coding sequence ATGCTCACCTTCGTCGGTCTCGGCCTCTACGACGAGCGCTCTGTCACTATCGATGGGCGCGACGCCATCCGCGAGGCGGACCGCGTCTTCGCGGAGTTCTACACCAGCCGGCTCGTCGGGACGGACCTCGACTCCCTGGAACGGTTCCACGACACGACCATCGAGGTCCGTGACCGCGCCGGCGTCGAGCGTGACCCCGAACCTGTCCTCGACGCCGCCGAGTCGGCCGATGTCGTCTTCCTCACCGCCGGCGACACGATGGTCTCGACGACACACACCGACCTCCGAATCCGCGCCGAGGAGCGTGGCATCGAGACCCGCATCGTCCACGGAACGACCGCACAGACGGCCGCCGGCTCGCTCACCGGCCTCCAGAACTACCGTTTCGGGAAGGCGACGACGCTGCCCTTCGAGAAGGCCCACGGCGGCGACGGCGTCCCCGACAGCGTCGTCGCGACCATCGAGGACAACCGTGAGCGAGACCTCCACACGCTCGTCTACCTCGACATCAAGGTCGACGACCCCCACTGGGCCGAGAGCGACGACACGTACATGACAGCCGACCGGGCCGCCGAGCTGCTCAGTGCCGAGTTCCCCGAGCAACTCGCCGTCGTCGTCGCCCGGGCCGGAAGCCCGGACCCGCTGGTCGTCGCCGACACGCTGGCGAATCTCGCCACCCGTGACTTCGGCGACCCGCTTCACCTGCTCGTGATACCCGGGGACCTACACCCCATCGAAGACGAGGCGCTGTCGGCTATCGCCGACGCCTAG
- the cysS gene encoding cysteine--tRNA ligase, whose protein sequence is MTLRVTNTLTGETEPFEPRDPDSVLLYYCGLTTSDPPHLGHARGWVHVDVMCRWLEWLGYDVHHVENFTDVNEKIVARVGEDGESEADVARHYVQQVIEDMRSLNLSRAEVYPRVSEHVPEIISLVERLVESGHAYEVDGSVYFDVTSFEDYGELSGQSVEDLESQGQATGEKRNPADFALWKAGGVAPEDIEEHQHPEAAPAEEACETAQTWDSPWGEGRPGWHIECSAMSMTHLDETIDIHVGGQDLVFPHHENEVAQSEAATGERFADYWLHVRLLETKGEKMSSSLGNFFTVSEAVDEFGPDVLRTFLLSTAYTSRATYSEETIGEAQERWDRLQRGYERAVEACDSVDAYATVSHEGLRDAVDEARETFEAAMNDDFNTREATTALLDLTGAVNAYVDDRETYDYAALRQVVETFEEFGRGVLGLGFGDGGEDGDVSLAGDLVELVLQAREDERAAGNYERADELRDELEAMGVEVQDTDEGPTYRLGD, encoded by the coding sequence ATGACGCTGCGCGTGACGAACACGCTGACCGGCGAGACAGAGCCGTTCGAGCCACGCGACCCCGATTCGGTGTTGCTGTACTACTGCGGGCTGACGACGTCTGACCCGCCCCACCTGGGCCACGCCCGCGGGTGGGTCCACGTCGACGTCATGTGTCGCTGGCTGGAGTGGCTGGGTTACGACGTCCACCACGTCGAGAACTTCACCGACGTCAACGAGAAGATAGTCGCCCGCGTCGGCGAAGACGGTGAGAGCGAGGCCGACGTCGCGCGCCACTACGTCCAGCAGGTCATCGAGGACATGCGGTCGCTGAACCTCTCCCGCGCCGAGGTGTATCCGCGCGTCTCCGAACACGTCCCCGAAATCATCTCGCTCGTCGAGCGCCTCGTCGAGAGCGGCCACGCCTACGAGGTCGACGGCTCGGTCTACTTCGACGTGACGAGCTTCGAGGACTACGGCGAGCTGTCGGGCCAGTCCGTCGAGGACCTCGAATCCCAGGGCCAGGCCACGGGCGAGAAGCGCAACCCGGCGGACTTCGCGCTCTGGAAGGCCGGCGGCGTCGCGCCCGAAGACATCGAGGAACACCAGCACCCCGAGGCCGCCCCCGCCGAGGAGGCCTGCGAGACGGCCCAGACGTGGGACTCGCCGTGGGGCGAGGGCCGGCCCGGCTGGCACATCGAGTGTTCGGCCATGTCGATGACCCACTTGGACGAGACAATCGACATCCACGTCGGCGGGCAGGACCTCGTCTTCCCCCACCACGAGAACGAGGTCGCACAGAGCGAGGCCGCGACCGGAGAGCGGTTTGCCGACTACTGGCTCCACGTCCGCCTGCTCGAGACGAAAGGCGAGAAGATGTCCTCTTCGCTGGGGAACTTCTTCACCGTCAGCGAGGCCGTCGACGAGTTCGGCCCGGACGTCCTCAGGACGTTCCTGCTGTCGACGGCCTACACCTCGCGGGCCACCTACAGCGAGGAGACCATCGGCGAGGCCCAGGAGCGGTGGGACCGACTGCAACGCGGCTACGAGCGCGCGGTCGAGGCCTGTGACAGCGTCGACGCGTACGCCACCGTGAGCCACGAGGGGCTCCGGGACGCTGTCGACGAGGCCCGCGAGACCTTCGAGGCGGCGATGAACGACGACTTCAACACCCGGGAGGCGACGACGGCGCTGCTCGACCTGACGGGGGCGGTCAACGCGTACGTCGACGACCGCGAGACGTACGACTACGCGGCGCTCCGGCAGGTCGTCGAGACCTTCGAGGAGTTCGGCCGTGGCGTCCTCGGTCTCGGCTTCGGTGACGGCGGCGAGGACGGCGACGTCTCGCTGGCCGGCGACCTCGTCGAACTCGTCCTGCAGGCCCGGGAGGACGAGCGGGCGGCGGGCAACTACGAGCGGGCCGACGAGCTACGCGACGAACTCGAAGCCATGGGCGTCGAGGTCCAGGACACCGACGAGGGGCCGACCTACCGCCTCGGCGACTGA